The DNA region CATCACAGAGTGTTCGAAGTTGAAACTTATATCCCTTTCCCTGCATAAAGTCCAGAAGTAGTCAAAGACCCTGCAGTGAAAGCCCCTGCGTAGCTTTTTACCCCCCCATTAAAAAGTGTCACCAAAAACTTTATAAACCCATTGTGCATATGCAATATTGAACTTACATATGGAGAGGTGAAGACACATGAGGAAAAAGTTGGTTGGATTTGGGTTGATGGTGCTAGGCCTCTTCGGCCTAGTGCTCGGAGGAGCCGCAGCGTACATGGGCACTCCGGGAGCAAACCCAGAAGAGGAGGAGGCCAGCGGGTTGCTCTACATGGTTGAGGAGGAGAAACTCGCGAGGGATGTATATCTAACGCTCTACGAGCAGACAGGCCTGAAAGTCTTCGAGCACATCTCAAACAGCGAGCAGAGGCACATGGACGCGGTTCTGTCTCTAATAGAGAAGTACAACCTGACGGCACCGGACACTCTAAGCGAGGTCGGCGTCTTCCAGAACGGGGAGCTTCAGGCCCTCTACGACCAGCTGGTCGAACAGGGGAGCAGGAGCGTTGAGGATGCTCTCAAGATCGGAGCAATCATAGAGGAGACCGACATAAAGGACCTCGAAGACTGGATCGCCAGGACGGACAACGAGGACATAAAGACCGTTTACGGCAATCTCATCGCTGGCAGTGAGAATCACCTCAGGGCTTTCGTGAGGAACCTTGAGGCGCGTGGAGTGAGCTACACTGCCCAGGTGCTCCCGGAGGAGCAGGTTGATGGGATACTAAGCGGAGAGACAGGCCACAACGGAGATGGGAAGATGATGGTCGGGGAGAAGCACGGTCACTGGAAAGGCACTGGGCACATAGGAGGCATGAACGGCAAGAAAGGAAGTCAGAAGGCTCAGAAAGGGGCACGGAGAGGTCCAGCTGACGGCAGCGGGCCCCTTCGTGACGGGAGCTGCGGAATGAACATCGGGGGCTGATGCCCCTATTTTTTCCGTCAAGGGATCCGATGTTAAGGGCTGGGGGATGAAAATGCCGAGAGGACTCGGAGGACCCGTTATGCGAGGTCCATTCCTAAGAAGGAGGGGCTTTGGCTGGTGGTGGTTCGGCCCCTTTGCGTTCATCTTCCTATTCGCGAGGGTTGCCCTGCTAGCGCTGCCGCTGATCGTGCTGGCACTCATGCTCTACGCCTTAGTTAGAAGATGACACCCATTGAGTGCTCCCCAGATGCTGAGTGAGGAACAGTGCCCCCCATTAGAGGGCCGACGGAAAGCTTTTATTTCCCTTAGCTGTTTTATCTTAGAGCTTTGCTTAGGTGTGCACCAGTGTGATGGCAATGATCCAGAGCGTTGATGAGCTTGCGGCAATCGGGGAAGCCCTCTCAAACCCGATAAGGATAAGGTTACTCAGGATGCTCTGCGAAAAGGAGTGGTACATCTATGAGCTGGCAAAGGAGCTCGGCATATCGAGGCAGCTCCTCTACCTTCACCTGAAGAAGCTCGAGAAGGCCGGACTCATCGAGAGCGAGCTACACCTTGAACCCGGCGACCCGAGGGCCAAGAGGTACTACCGGGCGAGGCAGTTTAACATTCTCATCAACAACGATGTGATAAAAAACCTGAAGGAGGTTTGAAGATGCCGTGGGGAGGTGAGCACGTGCAGACCCCAAGCGGGTGGATAAGCGTAATCCTCGGTCTGATAATCCTCGTGGTGCTTATATTCGCCTTCTACCAGGTGAACAAGGCCTTAAACGACTTCAAAGTCGAGGTTGAGAAGCTCAAGAACGCCCTTGAGGAGACGCGGAAGAACACCGAGGAAATAAGGAAGAAGATCGAGGAGGTCTGAATTCGCTCAAAGACCGAGCCGCTCCACGAGCTCCCCGAGCTTTTCTTTTCCGTTCCCCAGCAGAGGCTCCCCGTGTGCGGGCAAAAGGTTCTCGAAGTCAGCCTCGAGGAGCTCTCTTATTCTTCTCCTGTTCATCTCCGGGTCGAGGGAGTACTGGTGCGGCACCTCTTCAAGCTTTCCCCCGCGCTCGATGACGAGGTCGCCGACGAAGAGGCTTCTGCTCTTTTCATCGAGGAGGCAGATGCTCCCCCTCGTGTGGCCGGGCCTGTGGAGAACCCTGAAGCCCTCAAAGACGTCCCCATCCATGAGCTCCACATCGGGCTCAAGTCCAGTCTTCTCCTTTATGAGTTCCACCTCGTCCCTGTGGGCGGCTATAACGGCGTTTGTTCTCCCCTTCAGGCACTTCAGCGAGCCGGTGTGGTCGAGGTGGCCGTGGGTGAGGGCTATCACCCTCAGGGGCTTTCCAATTTTCCCAGCGGCGTCGAGTATCTTCCCACAGGTGGTGTCTAAACCAGTGTCCACCGCCACGAGGTGGTCTCCCCTGTCAACGAGGTAGACGTTAACGAACGTGTCAAATATCCTGTAAACCCCGGGAAGGACTTCCCCATGCATGAAGCCCACCTCATTCAGGTTTTCATATTAACCCTAAAATCCTTTTCGAATAAACTTATTAAGCCAGGCTTCGAGATTTGTTAGGTGATGGCATGGAGCATGTCCCCATTTTTGACGACCTGAAAAGGATAGGTCATGACAAGGTTACCGCCGTAGGCATGGGCACCTGGGGCATAGGCGGCAAGGAGAGCCCCGACTACTCGCGGGATAGGGAAAGCGTTGAAGTTCTTAAATACGGTCTTGAGCTCGGGATAAACCTCATCGACACTGCTGAGTTCTACGGCGCCGGACACAGCGAGGAGCTCGTTGGAGAGGCGATAAAGGACTTTGAACGCGAGGAGATATTCATCATAAGCAAGGTCTGGCCGACCCACTTTGGTTATACAGAGGCCAAGAAAGCCGCGAGGGCGAGCGCTAAGAGGCTGGGAACCTACATAGACCTCTACCTCCTCCACTGGCCCTCCGATGACTTCGGGAAGATAGAGGAGACCCTCCACGCGCTGGAGGAGCTGGTCGAGGAGGGGCTCATACGCTACATAGGCGTGAGCAACTTCGACCTTGAACTGCTCAAGCGCTCCCAGGAGGCAATGAGGAAGTACGAAATAGTGGCCAACGAGGTCAAGTATTCCCTCAAAGACCGCTGGCCAGAGAGGAGCGGCCTTCTCGACTACATGAAGAAGGAGAAGATTGCGTTGATAGCCTACACCCCGCTGGAGAAGGGGACGCTGGCTAAAAACGAATGCCTCGCCGAAATTGGGAAAGCCTACGGAAAAACGGCTGCCCAGGTCGCCCTCAACTACCTGATATGGGAGGAGAACGTCGTGGCGATACCAAAGGCCGGAAGCAGGGTTCATCTCGAGGAGAATTTCGGTGCCATGGGGTGGCGCCTCTCGAAGGAGGATAGGGAAAAGGCAAGGGGGTGCGTCTGATGTACGGCTACCACAACAGGATTGCACGCGTCAACCTCACTGAAGGGAAGGTAACCTACGAAGAACTGCCGGATGAGGTGATAAGGAAGTTCATAGGCGGAAAGGGCCTGGGTTACTACCTTATCTACCGCGAGGTTCCGCCGGGGACCGATCCCCTTAGCCCGGCCAACAAGTTCGTCTTTGCGCCCGGTGGGATGACAGGCCTGGTCCCGGGTTCGAGCAAGGTAATAGCGGTGAGCAAGAGCCCGGAGACGGGGCTCGTCACCGACTCAAGCGGAGGAGACGCCTTCGGTCCAAAGCTGAAGGGGCACTTTGACGCGCTGATAATCGAGGGAAAGAGCGAGGAGCCGGTTTATCTCTACGTCCACGGCGGAAAGGTCGAGATTTTGCCCGCCAGTCACCTCTGGGGAAAGGGCAACTACGAGGTCGCTAAGGAAATCTGGGGGGAACATCCAGGGGCGAGCATGGCGATGATAGGGCCGGCGGGGGAGAAACTCAGCAGGATAGCCAGCGTTGTTTACGACACGGAGCGGGCCAGCGGAAGGGAAGGCCTTGGGGCCGTCCTCGGGAGCAAGAAGGTTAAAGCAGTCGTCGTTGAGCCGGGGGAGAGGCCGGAGGTTGCCAACCCCGAGGAGTTCCAGAGGCTGTGGCAGGAGTACTACAGCGAGTTCGCGACGAATCCAAAGTACGAGCACACGAGGAACTACGGAACCACTGACGCCATGAGGGATTCCGCCTCCGTTGGAATGAGCCCCGCCTACAACTTCTCAAGGCCCCACATTCCGGACGAGCTGGCTTCGAAGCTCGCCGGGGATGAAGTCAAGAAGTATGAGGTCGAGCCAGAGTGGTTCGTCCACGGCAAGAGCTGTCCGATAAAGTGCGCCCGCTACGTTGAGGTGGAATACAGGGGCAGGAAAATCCGCGTAAAGCCAGAGTACGAGAGCATAGCGATGCTCGGCGCTGCAACGGGCGTCTTCAACTTTCCGGCGGTTGCTTACTTCAACTGGCTCGTCAACAACCTCGGCCTGGACAGCATAGCGACTGGAAACACGATAGCCTGGCTCTTCGAGATGGTCGAGAGGGGCCTCATCGGCGAGGAGGAGATAGGATTCCCTGTGAAGGGCTTCGGCGACGGGGAGGCTGAGGAAAAGCTCATCAAATTAATGGCCGAGAGGAGGGGCATCGGTGCAGTCCTTGCCGATGGCGTGAAGAGGGCCTGCGAGAGGCTTGGCAGGGGCTGTGAGTTCGCAGTCCACGTCAAGGGATTGGAGAGCCCCGCCTGGGATCCGCGCGGCAGGAGAACCTACGCATTGAGCTACGCCACTGCGGATGTTGGCGCTTCCCACCTCCGCGGCTGGCCGAGGCCCCACCAGTTGCCAAACCAGGGGCCTGCTAAGGAGCTCGTGCCTTCCCTCATAGAGGACAGGGACGAGAGCTACATCACCGACATGCTCGGGACATGTAAGTTCGTGCCCTACGAGCTCGAAGACCTCGCGAGGCTTTACTCCATTATTACCGGCGAAGAATGGACGGTTGATGAACTGAGGAGGAGGGCGTGGGCCGTTGAGAGCATGGCAAGAATCCACAACGCCCTCGACTGGGTGGTTCCTCCGCTCGACGACACGATTCCGCCGCGCTGGTGGGAGCCCGAGCCCGATGGGCCTGCAGAGGGCAACAAAGCTTTCATAGACTACAACGACTTCCTCGAGGCGAGAAGGGAGTTCTACAGGCTCAGGGGCTGGGATGAGGAGCTCGGCGTCCCACTGCCGGAGACGATGGAGAAGCTCGGTCTCCCGGAGTTCAAGGAAGACGCAGAGAGGGCCTTAGATGTGGTAAGGAAGAGGATGGGGCTTTGAGGCCCTTTTCCATTCTGCACTCTTTCCGCACTTTCTTTGTAACAACTTGGTGGCGTACTTTCCTGTGGCCGTAAACCTCTCTTATTACTGCTCTCTGGAGTTCTATTTTTACAATTTACACGGTTCTATCAATTATCATCGCCATAAAGTTTATATACTGTGTTGTGCAGTATTCAATCCGTCCGACGATGAGTGTCGGACATGTCTCTTAGGAGGGGGGAGTAATGAGGAAGTTACTGGGTGTGTTGATTGTCGTTGGAATGGTGTTCCAGCTATTTGGACTTGTGGGGGCGTACTCGACAGGAGATACTATCGGGCCCTGGACAGTTCAAGACCAACGCATAAGTAATTACTACGACGGAAATCAATGGCTCGGAAGATTCGTCGCCATATCTGGAAGCAAGAGTGTCGTTCGTGATGGATATATTTACGTGACACATAGAGTAAATGATCCTAACCCCATCAGCGGCGTGAGCAGAGTTTCATCGTTTGCAGTTAAGGAAGGAGGTAGCTGGCGCACATGCTCATGGTGGATATTCTGCACCACTTACTGGCCAGACATCAGAGTTAAAACTTATGAAGAATACGATTTTAATGCAAAATACTCCTACGGATATCGGGAAAGACCTACTGTAGAGTACAGTGATGTGACCGTGATCACTGACAAAGGTTCTGACATCTCTTACATGAATCTCGATCCTGCGTTCCGAGCACTACTTGATGCTGTTGCATCTTTGGCAGGATCCCCCATCGGAGTCTCATGGATTTTTGATGTGTTCCAAACAAAAACTGACTCTGGACCAGTACAGGGCTTGTTGACTAGTGATATAAAGGTCGATCTGAAAACTGGCGAGCAGTGGTTCCCATATCCCGACAACTTCTACGCCGATCATGGGCTTATTCAATCCCATATCACTCTTCAATTTGGACCCGTCTATGGAAAGAGAAAACCGGGGGACATAGACTTCATAGACCTAGATTCTGTTTACACTGTTGAAGCTGGAGAATATTTTATTGGACCTTTCATGGAGTACCCATCATACCTCCCAGTTAAGACAAGCAAGGAACCGCTATATTTCATTAACATACGGCTTGAATGGACAGGATGAGGGGATCACAATGAAACGAGCTTATCTCCCCCTGTCTTTTTTCATAATCCTGGTATTGGTCGGAGCTTATGCGGTTGTTGGTATACTCAAAGACGGTGGAAAGGCGGGAAATAGCGGTAAAAATAGCAGTTCCACCTCAGCTCCCATGAACGAGACACCGTTTCAGCTCCTTTTGAAGGGATACGGCAGCTACTACGAGTTAGATGAGGGAACCTCTGGTGAATACCTGTGGAAAAAACTGGATCCGAAAAGTTACAGCTGTAACTTAAGTAGCAATGAGAACTTCCTTAAGGAGAAAGCGAGGAACGTTATCCAGATTTATAAGAACCTGTCCGTTAACGAGACTTCCAGGGGGGACCTTGTGGGCGTCCTACTCTTGGCCGACCTCAGAGATAGGATATCCGACCTCACAGCAAGTTATGTCTCTCCGTTTGCAAATACAATCTGTTTAATGGAGAACCGCCTGAAGAATTTTGAGACGTACAAAAAAGAAGCGCTTGAAGTTTATGGCTATCCCTCATTCTCCTTTGATGACCTCTCAAACCTTAGTTTAACCCTGAAGAACATCACTTACAAAACCTACTGGGGTCCTCTCTCAGGGTCATGGGTTGTTGACGTTAGAGTTGTCCTCAAGCATTTTATTTACCGGGCAATATACAACGAGTCTTTAGTAGAATCTTCCCTGTCTGACTACAGCTACGAGAAAAGTGCCTCGTTGCTTGTAAACCTGAGCGAAGAACTTAAAAAGGATCCATATGCAGAATCCGTCTTTAAACCCTGCCTCATATATTTGGCTTATTGGTGGAGCTGGGAGTATCAGCACTCCAGCAATCCCTCAGAAGTCAACGACAAGTACCTCAAGATATTCTGGGCCTGGTATAAGCTTGTCAATCCCGAAAAATTCATTGGAGGTGCAGAGTAATGGGTAAGAGGGCTGGAATAATATTCTTGGCCTTTTTTACGTTAATCGCTATTTCAGAGCTGGGTTTACTTGCTGGCATTTATGCAATCCCTTCGTCCAAAAGAGTTGAAGTTCTGAATGTTTTTCCAAAGGCGTACTGGATTTTTCATTTCAGCCAACTGGTCGTTGCTGGGCTCTATATCCTGGGTTACTTCATTGGATTCAGGGACAAAATCATGGCTGGAATAGTTGCTTCCTTTATTGTTTTCAGATTGCTCTCCATCGCCAGTATCCTTAACATCAAAACAGTTCTTACCTGGCGGGAAATCATTCAGGTGCTTGTTTTTTACATTAGCGGTATGGCAACTTACTATCACTTAGGAGGGGGCCGGGAATGATGTGGCACTCCGTTAAGGTGATCCTGAGAAAGAGGGGTCTGCCGTTTCTTCTCATGGTCTCCTTTTCGATCTCACTCATAATGCTTAATCTTGTCTCACAGGTGGGTGCAATTGTTGACAGCAGCATCGAATACAGCTTCAAGGAGTACAGGCCTCACTCCGTGTATAACATGGAAGTCACCCTCGGAGGCACACCCGAGAATTTTACTTCCAACCCCTATGAGTTCATGCTGGAGGTGGAGAACCTATCAAGTATCATCAAAAAACATCTGGGCGAAGACAACGTCACCAGCGGGGTCGTTTTAGCTTTCCCCTGGGCGAGGCTGGAGCCGCTGGAGATTAACAACCACACGGTGTACTTCTCCGTCTACCTGTTCATGGAGCCCCGGGATCTCATGGAGTTTGGATTTGAAGGCAACTTTTCAGGTGATTCAGTTATCGTTCTTCAGGAGAACTTAACCGGGGACCTTTCTCCAGAGACGGCAGTGGCGTCTTTCTTCAACAGAAGCGTCCATGTGGAGAGGGCTTACGGGAAGTTCAGGGAGTACCCTCTTGCAAAGGCTGAGGGTGTTGAGTACCTTCAGATAGCCATCCCTCTGCGGCCGTGGGCCGTTGAGACCACTCTTAGAAGAGTCAAGTCCGTATTAAAAACATCCAGCACATTTTCCGTTTACGTCGCAGTGAACCTCAACAACGTTTACAGGGATCCCGAGCCTTTGGAGACTCTCCTGGAAAGAAGAGTGAAGGATGAGCTCATAAATGCGTCCATAACCTTCTATAGAGACGTTATCTGCGAACAAAGATCTCTGGTCGTTAGGGGGAACGGCTGGACTTACTTCAACGGCACTATTATGGATCCCAAAGAAGCGGAGCGTGCAGCTTTTGAAAAAATATCTACCGGAAACAGCAGCCAGTACTGTGTGGCGTCTCTTTTGGGGCCGTCCCTTGTAAATAGGGACATACTCATCTTGGTAAAGAATGCGGGGTCTCAAACCGTTGATTTCTTTGAACTGTTTGGGGGCCTCCTGGTTGTTTTTTATCTGCCCCTTTTCACCCTGGTGGTTTACTCCGCCTCGAACATCTTCGCGGACATGAAGCGAGATCTCAATGTGCTCTCGGTCAGGGGTATAGGCGGGAGGGTAGTTCTTGTCCAGAAGGCAGCGGTGCTGTTGCTGGTGACCCTGACCTGCCTTTTAGGATGGGTCGTTTTTGTATATTTGAATCCCGGCAGTGTGTCCTTTGGGGTCAGCATATTCATAACCCTTGCAGTGGTCTTCTCAGTGCTGGTTTCAGAGAGGCTCGGGGAATTAAAGCCAGGAAACAAGCTCGAAATAACCTTTGCGATACTGACGGTCGTTTTCCTTGCCCTCGGCTACTTCCGAATCAACCAGACCACGGTGATGGGAAGCGGGTACTGGGCGGTGGTGATACTGCTGGCGTTGCTCTTGGCCCTCATCCCCCTGCTGGGGGCATTTGCCGGCCTGTGGTTCCACAAAGCGTCCATCTTTATGCTCTCGCTCTCCTCTTCCTTTGACGTCAGACCCTACGTCAGGGCCGTGATGAAACATAGCGCCCTGCTGACGTTTGCCGGTTATTCTTTCGCACTGGCAATTCTGCCGAGGATCACCTCCGTTGCACGGGTCACGAACGAGATATACAGAGAAGGCTACGTTAACCTTGTGGGCTATTCAAAGACTCTCTCGCTCAGCCTCTTTGGGGTATACATCAATGAACTGGGGAGGTGGTTCGCCTTCTTTGGAGCCCTATCGCTACTGGTTTTGATGGGCATGGCCCTCAGCTATTATTCAAAGCTGCGGAATTACTCATCCACGAGAGGGATTGAAGTGACCATCGCCAAAAAAGCCCTCTTTGGGTTTGTTCTCAGAGAACTGCTGCTGATTGCCGCAATGGCGGCGGTGGTTTCCCTCTTCCTTTCGCTGTTTGTAGACGCGTACATAGGCATAACGTTTACAGCGGGGGAGCTCTCTTTCACGGGAAGCAAGATAATTGTCCAATCCGTTTTCAGGCCGCCTCATATTTTCGTCTGGGGGTGATTGGGGTGGGTGTTGTTGAGTTTGAGGATGTGTTCGTAAAATATGAGACGTACACCGGTGGGGTTCTGGCCCTCAGGGGGGTTACGTTTTCCCTTGGGGAGAAGGAGGCACTGTTACTCATGGGGCCCTCGGGAAGCGGAAAAACAACGATACTGAAGGCAATCCTGGGGTTAGTACAGCCACTTCACGGTTCGGTCAGGGTCTTCGGCATGGAACCAAAGGATGAGAAGCAGGCCCTCGAGGTCAGAAGGAGAACAGGCTACCTGACTCAGGAGGGAATGATGATAAGGGAGCTCACGGTGTGGGAGAACATTCTTTTTTATGCCCGGGGCAGGAGAAAAAGCCTGGACGAGAAGTCTGTCAGAGAGCTGGCAGAGAGGCTGAACATCGGGAGGGTCCTCGACAAGCATCCGGACCAGTTGAGTGGTGGGGAGCTGAAGAGGGCGGAGCTTTTGATGGTGCTCTCCGACAGTCCGGAACTGTTGCTCCTGGATGAGCCGACTTCAATGCTCGACGCTGAAAACGCCGGGACTGTTGTTGAGGTACTGAACGGGATGAAGGGGCGAATCCCCATGATAATAACCTCCCACGACCCAAGGCTCGTGGAGCTGAGCGACCGGATTTTAAAAATAGTAGGAGGAAACCTGATTGAAGGGAACGGCCCATGACGCCTTTCAATATTTCATCCCCGGAGGGAGTGCGGTAAGGCTCGGAAGAGGCAGGGATAACGAGAGACTTGGTGGGGGTTAAGCCGAACCCCCGCCCTTCACTGGAAAATGAGGTTAGAAATGGGGAAACTGAGCAGGATCAGTCCTCTTCTTCCTCGAATTCTTCCCCGGCGAGCTTTCTCAGCTTATCCAGGTCGGAACTGACCGCTATAAGGACATCCCCCTCGTGGATTTCGTCTTTTTCACGGGGGTTGTAGATGTACATTGTTCCGCGCTTTATTGCCAGTATCCTCGTCCCTATTTTGCTCGGAAGTTTAAGTTGCTGGAGGGTCTTGCCTATGAGGACTGAGCCGGGTCTGACCATTACCCTTCCGAGCTCTTCCTCGGTATCTTCCATTATCTCCATGATGATGGGGTGCGGCTCTATATCCTTGAGGACTATATCGGCTATCCCATAGGCGGCATCGCTTATGCGCTCGTTTATGTCGGCCAAATCAATTATGCTCAGGAGCTGTTCCGGATCCTCCTCACGTTTGGCGGCCTTAAGGGCCAGTTTTTTGACCCTCTGCGTGAGGTCGTCCATGCGCTCCTCCAGAAGGTAGACTTCCTCAGCTATGTCCTCGCTGTTGTACATGACCGACGAAAAGGCCAGGTCTATCATAAGGG from Thermococcus zilligii AN1 includes:
- a CDS encoding ATP-binding cassette domain-containing protein, whose amino-acid sequence is MGVVEFEDVFVKYETYTGGVLALRGVTFSLGEKEALLLMGPSGSGKTTILKAILGLVQPLHGSVRVFGMEPKDEKQALEVRRRTGYLTQEGMMIRELTVWENILFYARGRRKSLDEKSVRELAERLNIGRVLDKHPDQLSGGELKRAELLMVLSDSPELLLLDEPTSMLDAENAGTVVEVLNGMKGRIPMIITSHDPRLVELSDRILKIVGGNLIEGNGP
- a CDS encoding DUF2202 domain-containing protein encodes the protein MRKKLVGFGLMVLGLFGLVLGGAAAYMGTPGANPEEEEASGLLYMVEEEKLARDVYLTLYEQTGLKVFEHISNSEQRHMDAVLSLIEKYNLTAPDTLSEVGVFQNGELQALYDQLVEQGSRSVEDALKIGAIIEETDIKDLEDWIARTDNEDIKTVYGNLIAGSENHLRAFVRNLEARGVSYTAQVLPEEQVDGILSGETGHNGDGKMMVGEKHGHWKGTGHIGGMNGKKGSQKAQKGARRGPADGSGPLRDGSCGMNIGG
- a CDS encoding MBL fold metallo-hydrolase: MHGEVLPGVYRIFDTFVNVYLVDRGDHLVAVDTGLDTTCGKILDAAGKIGKPLRVIALTHGHLDHTGSLKCLKGRTNAVIAAHRDEVELIKEKTGLEPDVELMDGDVFEGFRVLHRPGHTRGSICLLDEKSRSLFVGDLVIERGGKLEEVPHQYSLDPEMNRRRIRELLEADFENLLPAHGEPLLGNGKEKLGELVERLGL
- a CDS encoding aldehyde ferredoxin oxidoreductase family protein codes for the protein MYGYHNRIARVNLTEGKVTYEELPDEVIRKFIGGKGLGYYLIYREVPPGTDPLSPANKFVFAPGGMTGLVPGSSKVIAVSKSPETGLVTDSSGGDAFGPKLKGHFDALIIEGKSEEPVYLYVHGGKVEILPASHLWGKGNYEVAKEIWGEHPGASMAMIGPAGEKLSRIASVVYDTERASGREGLGAVLGSKKVKAVVVEPGERPEVANPEEFQRLWQEYYSEFATNPKYEHTRNYGTTDAMRDSASVGMSPAYNFSRPHIPDELASKLAGDEVKKYEVEPEWFVHGKSCPIKCARYVEVEYRGRKIRVKPEYESIAMLGAATGVFNFPAVAYFNWLVNNLGLDSIATGNTIAWLFEMVERGLIGEEEIGFPVKGFGDGEAEEKLIKLMAERRGIGAVLADGVKRACERLGRGCEFAVHVKGLESPAWDPRGRRTYALSYATADVGASHLRGWPRPHQLPNQGPAKELVPSLIEDRDESYITDMLGTCKFVPYELEDLARLYSIITGEEWTVDELRRRAWAVESMARIHNALDWVVPPLDDTIPPRWWEPEPDGPAEGNKAFIDYNDFLEARREFYRLRGWDEELGVPLPETMEKLGLPEFKEDAERALDVVRKRMGL
- a CDS encoding aldo/keto reductase, whose translation is MEHVPIFDDLKRIGHDKVTAVGMGTWGIGGKESPDYSRDRESVEVLKYGLELGINLIDTAEFYGAGHSEELVGEAIKDFEREEIFIISKVWPTHFGYTEAKKAARASAKRLGTYIDLYLLHWPSDDFGKIEETLHALEELVEEGLIRYIGVSNFDLELLKRSQEAMRKYEIVANEVKYSLKDRWPERSGLLDYMKKEKIALIAYTPLEKGTLAKNECLAEIGKAYGKTAAQVALNYLIWEENVVAIPKAGSRVHLEENFGAMGWRLSKEDREKARGCV
- a CDS encoding potassium channel family protein — protein: MNEFDEIRNYLVEMKNLSTLMIDLAFSSVMYNSEDIAEEVYLLEERMDDLTQRVKKLALKAAKREEDPEQLLSIIDLADINERISDAAYGIADIVLKDIEPHPIIMEIMEDTEEELGRVMVRPGSVLIGKTLQQLKLPSKIGTRILAIKRGTMYIYNPREKDEIHEGDVLIAVSSDLDKLRKLAGEEFEEEED
- a CDS encoding ArsR/SmtB family transcription factor — translated: MIQSVDELAAIGEALSNPIRIRLLRMLCEKEWYIYELAKELGISRQLLYLHLKKLEKAGLIESELHLEPGDPRAKRYYRARQFNILINNDVIKNLKEV